GCAGCTCTTGAAGCCGGTTGTTGTAGAGGCGAAGCTCGCGAAGCGCCGAAAGCCGGCCAATCGACTCCGGAAGTTCCGTCAGCGGATTGTCGGTCAGTCCGAGATATTTGAGCTGAGTCCAGGATTCGAAGAGGGTTTCAGGGATCCCCGAAATCCGGTTATCGCTCAGGTAGACGAAGCCGGACAGACTGCTCAGTGTACCGAGAGATGCGGGAAGCGATTCCAGTGCGTTGTGTCCGGCATCAAGCGTACGAAGGCTCGTCAGTTGCCCGATACTGCCTGGAAGAGTTCGTAAAGCGCTGTTGTGGACATATAGCTCAGTTAACGCGTCCAACTCACCGATGCGGTCATCGAGTACCTGAAGCGGATTGTCCCCAAGATAGAGCCGTTCGAGGCCGGCTATCTTCCAGAACGTCTCCGGGAGCGATGAGATTCCATTCTTCATGACGCGGAGTTCGCGCAAGCGGGAGAGCTCCGGCAGCCAAACCGGAAGTGCCCCAAGCGCATTCCCGTCCAGATGGAGCGATTCAAGGGCATTCAGCGACAGCAGCGATTCTGGAATCTGTGTAAGCTGATTGTCATCCAGGACCAGCATCTTCAGGCCGATCAAGCCACCTAACCACGTTGGAAGCGCGGTTAGGTGGTTGCCGGAAAGGTCGAGGATATCAATGTCGGTCCGCCCCTTCAGAGCGGGCGGCACGGCAGAAAGCCCGTGATCGCGGAACGAGACCTCGACTAGCTCAGTCACTTGTTGCCCCTAATTAGCGGCTTCACGCACCTTCTGTACCGCAGGCAAGAGCAGGCCAAGTCCAGTCGGATCTCCCACCCCAAACGAGAGGATCAGGTCTGCGGGCCTAACGGAGCCATCGCCGGGAATAACAGAACCATCGCCGGGCATGACGGAACCATCCGCCGCTGCGGGAGCGCCTACCTGCCGCGCAAGCAATACGTGTTCACGCGTGTACGAATCCGGATCGGGCGGGTCCGCGAAGAAGTCGAAGAAGGTATTGGATGTACCGTCCGTGATATTGGACGTGCCATCTGTGATATTCGATGTACCATCCGTGATGCCCGAACCGTTGAAGACCTTGACATGCGGACCGCTGCCAGCCTGTGGTGCAGGCGAATTGCGGTCAATCATGAGTTCAAACGACCCTAATTCCAGAATATCGGGGACATTTTCCTGCTCCAGGTAACCCCGAAGGTTGTCCTGTTCGATATAAGGGAGTAGCAGGAAACTGTCGAGTCCGACCAGTCCCTTCAGATTGTCCTGCTCGATGTAAGGCAGCAGCAGCCCATCCTGCCCCGCGCCGTTAAGGTTTGACAAGGCAGAGGCCATCGAGGCAATCTTGACTGAACCGTCACCGAAGAGCGCCCCGACAAACACGCCTCCGGGATCCTCGGTCTCAGGGTCAGGCAGGATCAGCAATTGGAGAAGATTTGACTCGCCTCCCAGATCACTCAGGAGATAGCCGCCCTTGAACGTCGGCTTGCCATCGTCCCCCGTGAGGTAACTCGTGACCAGGACTTCTGTCATCTTCACCTGGGCAGGCAGAGAATCGGGCTCCTGATCCGTCAATCCGGTCACGATTACGTTTTCCAGTTTGTAACGCAAGAACGTACCGCCCTCATCATCGGGAAAGTCGAAGGCCACCGATGCCTCGCCTTTGGTCGGGTCAGTGACGATCCCATCCCATTCCTCCGGCCATGACTCATCGTATTTGCTCGGATCGGTCAGGCCATCAGACGGCACCTGCAACCGCGGCACCTCGCCACACAACCCGCCAGCGACAACCGCTGTTCCACTCACCCACCCCGAGTCGACAGCGAACCATGTCTGATCCCCAAAGTAGGCAACGCCAATGACCAGATATTTCTCACCGGGAAGTAGTTGGCCGATAATCGGTGCTTCTGTTGAGGGAAATTCACGGACATTGACCCGCGAGCCCAACGAAGACACAGCACACGGCTCTTCAGGCCCGATTTGGGCAGGGGGGATTACGACCGGTTCGGGTGTACCAGTTGGGGGTACGGAACCGGAGCTATCTGGCTGAGATGGCTGCTGCGGAACGTCCGTCGACTGCTGATCCAGCGGACAGCCCTGATTCTCGGCCGGGCCGGCACGCCGTACACACTGATCAATGAAATTATTGAGCCCATCCCCATCCATATCAAACTCCGGACAGCCCCCATAGCGCGGCGTTCCCGGTGTGAGTGGGCAGCGATCCTGCGAGTCTTCGACCGTGTCACCGTCACTGTCAGTCTGCGCGAGGGATAGTCCGGTCATCAAAACTGATGCAATCAGCAATACCGCAAGTATGCTCAGTACCCGCTTAGGCATATCGTTACTCCAAGTCCAGCTTGTGCGTGGTAAATGGAGGGTACGAGCTTTTAGTATCCGGCGCAAGCGGTCCGCCGAAAGTCATCAGTGGACCGGGTTGACTGACGGCATGTCATCACAACCAAGAAAGGGACTGGCCTCAGCAAGAGGCCAGTTCAAAGGGACGTGGTGCGAGCGGTTCTGGCGGAGTTTCTAGCTATGTTCGATGAGCGACCGGCCGGTCATCTCCGGCGGCTGGGGTATCCCCATGAACTCAAGGACGGTCGGGGCAACATCCGCCAAAATGCCACGCGGCCGGAGTTTGAAGTAGGTCTCGCCAATGGCAAATAGCGAAACCGGATTTGTGGTGTGATACGTGTGAGGATCCCCCGTGAGCTCCTCGATCATCCGCTCACAATTGCCGTGGTCCGCGGTCACCAGCGCGATTCCGCCCTTGGCGTTCCACGCCTCGACCAGACGCGCCGCACAGCCATCCACGGTTTCGACAGCCTTGATGGCCGCGGACAACACCCCGGTATGACCAACCATGTCGGGATTTGCGAAATTCACCAGCACAAAGTCGTCATCGACCGTCGCGAACCGTTCGAGGCAAGCCTCGGTCAATTCGTACGCACTCATCTCAGGCTGCAGGTCATAGGTTGCAACCTTAGGGGACGGGATAATGCGCCGGTCCTCGCCACGAAACGGCTCCTCGTTACGGCCGTTGAAGAAGAAAGTGACGTGCGGATACTTCTCGGTTTCTGCGCTGTGATACTGGCGCAAACCGTGAGCGCTCACCACTTCCGCCAGAGTGTTGGTCAGCTTTTCTTTCCCGAACACGACACTCACCGGCAGGTCGTCCATATACTCGGTATACGTTACGATTTTGAGACCGGGGACGTGCTGCCCCGCAAATCCAGTGACATTTGGCAAAGCGAAAGCTTGCACAATCTGTCTCATGCGATCAGCGCGGAAGTTGTAGAAAATCAACACGTCGCCTGTCTTGACCGCGGCGTCCGGGTCTGCCCCTATCACTGCGGGTTCGATAAATTCATCAGAGACATTTACATCGTATGACTTCTGGATCGCCTCGACCGCTGATGAAGCGAAAGTTCCCGTGCGGTGGGCGATCGCGTCATAACCGCGCAGAGTACGCTCCCACCGTTTGTCGCGGTCCATCGTGTAGTATCTGCCCGAGACGGACACAATCGCTGTATTCTGGTATCCTGCGATACTGGTTTCCACGCGGCGAACGAATTCAATCCCGCTGTTCGGGGGCGTATCCCGGCCATCCGTTATTACATGAATGTAGGTCTTGAGACCTGAGGCCTCAGTGGTCTGAATCAGCGCAAGGAGGTGATCGATGTGACTGTGTACACCGCCGTCACTCACGAGACCGATCAAATGCAGACGACCGCCAGAAACCCGTGCGGCGTCAATGGCGTCGTTGATCACTGGATGCTTCGCCAATGAACCAGACTTAATGGCGACATTGATCGCCGTAATGTCCTGATACACAATCCGGCCAGCGCCGAGATTCAGGTGTCCCACCTCGCTGTTTCCCATTTGATCCGGGACCAGGCCGACTGCCTCGCCTGATGCGTCAACGATCGACCGTTCTATTGATGTCATCCATCGATCGATATTTGGCGTTTTCGCCTGCTTCACTGCATTGCCGTGGTGCATTTCCCGGATGCCAAGGCCGTCCAGGATCAATAGCATCACGCGTTTGTTTGCCATGTTTCGCCTCGCTTTCACGAATCGCTAGAGTTTGACGCGGCGAACGACCAGTCCAAAATGTGAACCTCGTCCGCAGCGGAATTATGGACCGAATTTCGCTGAGATTAGTTGTACCACGCTCCGGCGCTTGTGACAGGGTCCGGACGGTTATAGAATCAGGCAATATGGACAAAATTAGCGCTTCCCAACCTCTCGCAGACCGTCTCCGCCCTGAGCGACTTGAAGACGTGATCGGCCAACGCCATCTGATCGGCCCTGGCAAGCCGCTCAGCCGGGCCGTCACAAACAACACCGTTCACTCGATGATCTTCTGGGGACCGCCGGGTGTCGGCAAGACTACGCTTGCACGCATTATCGCGACGCAGACCGGGCGGCGGTTCGTCGCGCTCTCGGCGGTTTCGGCCAGCAAGGACGATGTGCGTAAGGTCGTAGAAGCTGCCAGACGCGAGCCAGACCTTTTTGGCGAGGCTGAAGGCGGGGGCAAAGGTGTTATCCTATTTCTTGACGAAATCCATCGCTTCAACAAGGCCCAGCAGGACTTCCTACTGCCCTACGTGGAAGATGGAACACTGACACTTATCGGCGCAACGACCGAGAATCCGAGCTTCGAAGTCATCTCGGCGCTGTTGTCGCGTTCACAGGTGTTTGTGCTGCAAGCCCTGACATCAGACGAGATGAAGCAGGTTGTACAGCGAGGTGCGTCCGCTCTGGAAATTTCGGTTGAGCCTGACGCGGAAGAATTTCTCGCCAATTTCGCGAACGGGGACGCCCGGCGCGCGCTCAATCTACTTGAGGCCGCGTTTACGCTGTACCAGACGAGCTTAATCACCGTTGAACAGCTCAAGGAGTCGCTGCAGTCGAAACAGATTCGTTATGACAAGGCTGAAGAAGAACACTACAACACGGTCAGCGCGTTCATCAAGTCGATGCGTGCAAGTCAGGTTGACGCGGCACTCTACTATCTGGCGAGAATGGTACACGGGGGCGAAGATCCGCTTTTCATAGCGCGCCGGATGGTAATTTTCGCAAGTGAAGATGTCGGAATAGCACAACCTACCGCACTCGTGGTTGCTAACGAAGTGTTCCGGGCATGCGAGACCATCGGATACCCTGAGTGCCAGTTTAACCTTGCCCAGGGCGCAGCGTATCTGGCACTGGCGACCAAGGATCGTTCTGCTGGCGAAGCGTATTTTGCGGCGCTGGAAGATGTCGATAAACACGGGAACCTTCCAATCCCGATGATGCTTCGCAACGCGCCAACACGTCTGATGAAGGAACTCGGGTACGGAAAAGGGTACGACATGTATTCTGACGACGAGTACTTGCCTGAAGAACTGAAAGGTAAGCAGTACTTCAAGAGGTCCTGACGACCGGCGCGAACGCCGCTTTCAGCTCACCGTTCTTCACCGTCTTCTAACCGGCGGGAAGGCGTCGGAGTTCGCGCTGGACGCGAATCAACGACGGATGTTATGATCACGGGCTGATTTATTCGATATAGACCAAGGGTTCCCCGTGCAAGGCATTCTAAGTTTCGCGTGGAAGCGCTTCACACTAATCGCAGAGATTATCGGCGAAGTGCAAGGCCGAGTCCTCATCACTGTCCTGTACTTCACGTTTGTGGTGCCGTTCGGGTTGATTTCACGTCTAGCAGGCGACCCGCTTAATCGCAAGACCCCTCCAAGTTGGCTTGAGCGCAAGCCGCTCAAACGCGACTTCGATTCCGCCCGTAGTCAGGGATAATTCAAACGCATGTATATACTCGGAATATCGGCCTTCTACCATGATTCGGCGGCGGCGCTGCTTAAAGATGGGCAGCTGATCGCGGCATCGATGGAAGAACGTTTCACACGTCGGAAACATGACAACCGGATGCCAATTCAGGCAATCGTGTTTTGCCTCAAACAGGCTGGAATCACGGCAGCGGATCTTGATCATGTGGTGTTCTATGAGAAGCCGCTTCAGAAGTTCGAACGCATCCTTCAGACTTCGCTTAATACGTTCCCGAATTCGGTCGGCGTATGGCGCGAAGCGATCGTAAGCTGGATGGGCGAGAAGCTGTGGATCAAGAATAAGATCGTCAACGCGCTGGGAATCGATCCCAAGCAGTTGATGTTCTGCGACCATCACATGAGCCACGCTGCGAGCGCGTTTTTTGCGTCACCGTTCAAGGAAGCCGCGGTCCTGACCTGCGACGGCGTTGGCGAATGGACTACGACGACGCTCGGTAAGGCTACGAGCTATTGGGGCAGCGAGTCCGGTACAAACGAGATCAGCCTGCTCAGCGAACAACGGTTTCCCCACTCGATTGGCCTGTTGTACTCAGTATTCACGGCATGGCTTGGCTTCCGGGTCAACAACGGCGAATACAAAGTCATGGGCATGTCCCCTTACGGTACGCCCCGGTACATGGACAAGATGGAGAAAGTGTTCCATCTAAACCCAACCGACGGCAGTTTCCGGCTGGATATGGATTACTTCAGTTTTGCCAAATCGGCGGACAGCAGCTTCAACAGCAAGTTCGTCGATCTGTGGGGCGAGCCGCGCAAAGAAGAGTCTGAGTTCTTCACGATGGAGACGAACCCGGAACGCGCAGCCGAGAAAGCCGCGATGGCGGAAAACCAGCATTACGCCGATGTATCCGCCACAATCCAGCGTGCAACCGAAGATGCGCTAATCGCGATTCTGCATCATCTGCACAAAGTAACCGGCCTAGACAAACTCGTGATGGCGGGCGGCGTCGCGTTGAACACCAAGGCCAACTGGCGACTCCTGAAAGAGACACCCTTCAAGGATATTTACATTCAACCGGCCTCCGGTGACGACGGCGGCGCGCTCGGCGCAGCGCTCTGGGCATGGCATGTCGTCCTGGACAAACCCCGCGAATGGGTGATGCCGCACGCGTACTGGGGTCAGAGCTACAACGAGTCGCAGATCAAGCAGACGCTCGACGACAACGGCATCAAGTACGAGTCGTTCGAGTCGAATCCCGATAAACTGCTGGATGTAGTGGCTGAGGAACTCACGAAGAGCAAGGTCGTGGGCTGGATGCAGGGCCGGTTCGAGTGGGGTCCGCGCGCGTTGGGCGCTCGCTCCATCCTGGCCGATCCTCGTACCGACGCAATGAAGGAAGTCGTCAACACCAAGATCAAGTTCCGCGAACCGTTCCGGCCGTTTGCGCCGGTAGTTCTGCGTGACCGGGCATTGGAATACTTTGATTACCCGGAAGTGGCGGAACAGGAAGCACCTCGCTACATGTTGATGGTCGCGCCCGTGCGCGAAGAGAAGCAGCAGGACATTCAGGCAGTCGTTCATAAAGGTACCGGGCGTCTGCAAAGCATTGAGCGTGATACAAATCCACGCTACTATGGAGTCATCGAGCGGTTTGGCCAGTTGACAGGCGTTCCGGTCCTCCTCAACACGTCGTTTAACCTGCGCGGAGAGCCAATCGTCAACACACCAGCTAACGCGCTAAATACGTTCGTCAACAGCGACATCGACCTTCTGGTGATGGAAACGCTGCTCGTCCGTAAACCCGGTAAGTAGACATCAGCGAGGAAGAGACACATGTCCGATATGACACAAGACGACAACAAACTGCCGAGCGATCTGCTCGGTTCCAAAGGCTCCAACGCGGTCAGTGGACGCGTCGGTGTGATGAGCGAACTACTCAGTTTTCTGTGGCAGCGCAAACTCTACTGGATGATTCCGATGATTGTAGTTCTGCTGGTGTTTGGCCTGATTCTATTGGCCGGCGGTTCGTCGGTGCTTGCGCCGTTCATCTACCCGCTACTCTAACGAAGTTACGGCATGGGCGGTCGGTTTCTGGCGGGTTCGTCAGCGCCAACCGCCCATGCTAACTGCCTGAGGAAATATGGACTCGATTCCACTTATGCTGATTGTCGCCACCACGGTGGCATGTATCGCAGGTCCGCTGACTGCACGCAGCACAGAGCGTCGCGAGAAGATATACGGCGGCACGCCGGCGCGAATCCTAAACCTGATCGCGTGTATGATGTTTGTCGCGATTCTGCCCACCGTACTGACCGGTTTGATTGTGGGCCATGGCGTGGGGATCGTCCCGGTCGGCTTCGGCATTCTGGGGATTTCGCTGCTATCGACCGTCGGCTTTGCGATCATTGAGAAACCGGCGCGAGACCGGCTTGCTCCTAAAGCCCAGCGCTCGGCGTTGAATTCATGGACCGAAGATGACGCGCGCAAGAGCGGCCTCTAAACAACGCAAGGCGTCAAGCTGCTGGTGCTAGCTGTCAAACAAATTGAAACCCTCGCAGTCGAGGGTTTTTGTTTTCGATTCACTTGCTCATCCGACTGGCTTAGCCGCCGTCGGACTGCGCGATTAGGGCAATACGGCTTACCCGAACATCATATTCGTGGCCAGAGGCATAGAATCTCAAACGGGATATTGCGACCGGGCGAGAGTCGGACGGAAAGCCAGCCAGCAGATTGCCGCTTTCGAAACTGTACCAAGTCTTCTCTTGAAGACGGATATGGGGCTGCCGGCAGCTTGGGCATGTGAGGTCATATGGATCAGCCGGTCCCGGAACTGCGTAGAATCCGTAAAGCAGCTCGCCCTTGACGCCGTCCGCATTGATGTAATCCAGGCGTAGCATCAAAGGACACTCACTTCCTTCGAAACCACAGACGGCAAGCGACTGGAAATTTAGGTACATTGAGGCCCGAATCGATAGGGAGTCGTACTCGCTGATGTCTTGCCAAGTCTCGCCAATGGCAAGCCCCTGCGTGCAGGTCGTTTCACCATTGCTGGTCGCGCCATCACCACGGGTCATGCGGAGGACATTGCGCCCGTCCTGATGGTCCACCGTAAATACGTCACGCGGCGGGTTTGGAGTGTGGCTGCACGCCCAGTTGAGCGGCGCGACGGTCTCCAATCGCTCGGACTGCGGCAGCACGTCGTAGAACTCGCTGTTCACGAGGAGGTTGACACTTGGCGAAACCGCACGCAGGTCGTCGTCGGCAATCGAATATACGCTCCCGCTGTTGGAAGTTACGGAGTAGCCAACCGATTTGTCAGTACCATAGATGAGAGCCGTACCACCGTGGCTGTAGACTGTGATTGAGTCACTGCTCATATCAATGGAATACCAACCGGGATCGGTCAGACGAACTCGCGCGCGTCTCTCTGTGGATAACTCAAACTCGAGCCCACGGGGTAAATCCTGAGCAATCGTCACTTCAAGGCTACCACTGACCCGGGACACCTGCACCACATAGCCGGCTCCCCCCCACTCAAAGCGCGGCCTGAGAGCAGCACGTATGGCCGCCGAAGAGTCACCGATCAGGGTGAGACTCGCAACAAAACTGTTCTGGAGATAAGGATCCTGGATCACGATGATCCCCTGCGACTCCTGGTCGTTGGGACGAACCGTATTTGCCAGCGCTAGAGCGCGTGAGCCGCGCTCCACGTCTTCGCGCAGGTCGGTGCCCGTAATGCCAATCGAACCCCGGCTAGCCTGTGCGATAACCGTCATTGGGACAGTCGACTGGAAGAAGAAACTGTAAAGTCCGTAAACACTGAATGCGCACAATCCGCAGAACAATACAAAACCGACCAGAACAACCGCCCAGGCTATCCTCTGGAGATTGAGGGACATCGGCTGCGGGGCTTCGTAGGGTATCTGTTCCAAGCTGTGCTGTCTCGACTATGCTAAGACCGTCGGCTATAATAGCACAAACACAAGATACGATGTCAATTTCGGAGTGCGAAATGTCCGGCCACAGTAAATGGAAGACGATCAAGCGCGCGAAGAACGCGAATGATCAGCAGCGCGGTAAAGTTTTCACGCGTGTTGCCCGTGATATTACGATTGCTGCGCGCGAAGGTGGCGGCGACGAAGGTAGCAACGCGAAGCTCAAGCTGGCCCTCCTAAAGGCACGCGCGGCCAACATGCCCCGCGAAAACATCGAGCGCGCCATCAAAAAGGGCACGGGCGAGCTCGAGGGTGGAAACATGGATGAGATCACCTACGAGGGGTATGGCTCGGACGGGGTGGCGTTCATGATCGATGTCCTGACTGACAATAAGCTGCGTTCGCTGGCAGATGTCAAGCGTGTACTAAACCGCGGCGGAGGATCCCTGGCGTCGGCTGGCTCGGTTAGCTGGCAATTCACGCAAAAGGGCTACATAAAGGTTCCTGTGGAGGGGGTGGACTTCGACGAGATCTTCATGGCTGCGGCCGATGCAGGTGCCGACGACGTCATTGAAGAAGACGGCGAGTACGCAATTTATACCCCGCGCGAACAGTTGGGAGCGGTGGATCAGGCGCTGACATCTGCCGGCTACAAGGTCGAAGAGGCGGAGCTTTTCTGGAAGGCAAACAACGAAACTGAACTTCCTGTAGATCGCGCCGTCGCCAACATGAAACTGCACGAGGCGCTCGAAGAACTCGACGACGTGCAGAGCGTTGCATCGAACCTTCTGGTAAGCGACGCGGTAATGGCCGCGCTCGAAACGGCGTAGAGCCGCGTGCTTGCGCTGGGCATTGACCCCGGCACTGCAATCGTCGGCTATGGGCTGGTGCGCGAACTAAGTGACGGCGCGCTCCAGCCTGTGCATTATGGCGTCATCACAACCCGCGCCCACACCCCGATGTGGGAACGCCTCGAAATAATCTACACTGAGCTCACAAAAATCATTCACACTTACGGCCCGGATCGGGCGGCGGTCGAAGTGCTATTCTTCGGCAAGAACGTCACAACCGGCATCACTGTTGCACAGGCACGCGGGGTAATACTCCTCACGCTACAGCAGGCGAAGCTACCAATTCACGAATTCAAACCAAGCGAGATTAAGCAGAGCCTCACCGGGTACGGCAACGCAGATAAGGGCCAGATGCAGGAAATGACGCGAATGATGCTCTCGCTCGAATCGATTCCGAAACCGGATGATGCCGCTGACGCACTCGCCGTCGCCATTACCGATATCCACAGCGCGCGGTTCGATAACATCGAGGACTAGGCATGATTGCGATGGTTCAGGGTGCGGTAGCGCATGTTGGCAAAGATCACGTTGTCCTGCTGGCCGGCGGGGTCGGATATAAGTTATTCTGTCCTCCAACCCTTACCGGCCACGGGGGCGAGACTCTAACCGCATGGACAACGCTCGTCGTGCGTGAAGATTCGATGTCGCTCTACGGATTCGCGTCCCCGGCAGAGCGCGATCAGTTTGAGCTATTACTAACTATCAGCGGAGTTGGACCCAAAGTGGGTCTGGCGATCCTGAGTACGCTCACATCTGATTCGCTGCGGAATGCCGTCGTAGCCGATCGCCCGGAAATCCTTACGCGCGTCCCAGGTATCGGCAAGAAAACCGCGCAAAAGATTCTGTTCGAATTGAAGGACAAGCTCACCGGCGGCTTGGACAGCGCGCCTTCGGCCGCCTTCAACGACGTGAACAGCGATGTCATCGACACACTGGTAGCGCTGGGTTACAGTATCATAGAAGCACAGACGGCCGTTCAGGCCTTGCCACCTGACGCGCCTGACGATGTAGAAGAGCGCATTCGGATGGCCCTGCAGTATTTTGCGTAGCAGGCCGCACCGCTTATGTTAAGTGCTCCAGACCGAATACCGGGCCTCGAATTTCAATGCTCAGCGAAGGGTGTCGAGGTCACGTGGTCAACAGGTCTCTGGAAGGTATTGAATGAAAACGCCTGCAGGACGTGAGTGCAAACACTACTACGAAGACTACTTTCGCGGACGTGATGTGCAGGAATGCCGCTTGGTAAAGTCAAACACGGAATCACTGCGCTGGCATCCCAAAGACTGCTCCAAGTGCCCGATCCCGGAAATACTCAATGCGAATGCCTCGCGCGATATGGAGCTGAAGCTGACAATTGCGTCCAAATGGCTTGGCTTCGTGCGAACGATGAACGTTAGCGCACTCTGCCTTAAGCATGACGTTGTGATCGCAGATCCGTACGTTGGATGTCCGAAGTGCGCCGAGTCAAACGCCGGATTGGATCTCTTCCGGAAGGCATTGGAGGACGGACATGATTAAGGCCGTCCTGTTCGATATGGACAATACGCTACTGAGGAACCCGACACAGCAATTCGTTTCCGGCTACCTGGAACAGGTAAAT
Above is a window of Candidatus Flexicrinis proximus DNA encoding:
- a CDS encoding leucine-rich repeat domain-containing protein, whose product is MTELVEVSFRDHGLSAVPPALKGRTDIDILDLSGNHLTALPTWLGGLIGLKMLVLDDNQLTQIPESLLSLNALESLHLDGNALGALPVWLPELSRLRELRVMKNGISSLPETFWKIAGLERLYLGDNPLQVLDDRIGELDALTELYVHNSALRTLPGSIGQLTSLRTLDAGHNALESLPASLGTLSSLSGFVYLSDNRISGIPETLFESWTQLKYLGLTDNPLTELPESIGRLSALRELRLYNNRLQELPATISHLTELRELYLMNNPLVSLPETLGDLLNLKHLDLRNCRLTALPGSMANLGKLTTLDLRANRLTFVPDAIYSLPAIEKLDLRWNKLRSDPAYLFDLEARGVTVYR
- a CDS encoding thrombospondin type 3 repeat-containing protein; the protein is MPKRVLSILAVLLIASVLMTGLSLAQTDSDGDTVEDSQDRCPLTPGTPRYGGCPEFDMDGDGLNNFIDQCVRRAGPAENQGCPLDQQSTDVPQQPSQPDSSGSVPPTGTPEPVVIPPAQIGPEEPCAVSSLGSRVNVREFPSTEAPIIGQLLPGEKYLVIGVAYFGDQTWFAVDSGWVSGTAVVAGGLCGEVPRLQVPSDGLTDPSKYDESWPEEWDGIVTDPTKGEASVAFDFPDDEGGTFLRYKLENVIVTGLTDQEPDSLPAQVKMTEVLVTSYLTGDDGKPTFKGGYLLSDLGGESNLLQLLILPDPETEDPGGVFVGALFGDGSVKIASMASALSNLNGAGQDGLLLPYIEQDNLKGLVGLDSFLLLPYIEQDNLRGYLEQENVPDILELGSFELMIDRNSPAPQAGSGPHVKVFNGSGITDGTSNITDGTSNITDGTSNTFFDFFADPPDPDSYTREHVLLARQVGAPAAADGSVMPGDGSVIPGDGSVRPADLILSFGVGDPTGLGLLLPAVQKVREAAN
- a CDS encoding 2,3-bisphosphoglycerate-independent phosphoglycerate mutase, giving the protein MANKRVMLLILDGLGIREMHHGNAVKQAKTPNIDRWMTSIERSIVDASGEAVGLVPDQMGNSEVGHLNLGAGRIVYQDITAINVAIKSGSLAKHPVINDAIDAARVSGGRLHLIGLVSDGGVHSHIDHLLALIQTTEASGLKTYIHVITDGRDTPPNSGIEFVRRVETSIAGYQNTAIVSVSGRYYTMDRDKRWERTLRGYDAIAHRTGTFASSAVEAIQKSYDVNVSDEFIEPAVIGADPDAAVKTGDVLIFYNFRADRMRQIVQAFALPNVTGFAGQHVPGLKIVTYTEYMDDLPVSVVFGKEKLTNTLAEVVSAHGLRQYHSAETEKYPHVTFFFNGRNEEPFRGEDRRIIPSPKVATYDLQPEMSAYELTEACLERFATVDDDFVLVNFANPDMVGHTGVLSAAIKAVETVDGCAARLVEAWNAKGGIALVTADHGNCERMIEELTGDPHTYHTTNPVSLFAIGETYFKLRPRGILADVAPTVLEFMGIPQPPEMTGRSLIEHS
- a CDS encoding replication-associated recombination protein A, with the translated sequence MDKISASQPLADRLRPERLEDVIGQRHLIGPGKPLSRAVTNNTVHSMIFWGPPGVGKTTLARIIATQTGRRFVALSAVSASKDDVRKVVEAARREPDLFGEAEGGGKGVILFLDEIHRFNKAQQDFLLPYVEDGTLTLIGATTENPSFEVISALLSRSQVFVLQALTSDEMKQVVQRGASALEISVEPDAEEFLANFANGDARRALNLLEAAFTLYQTSLITVEQLKESLQSKQIRYDKAEEEHYNTVSAFIKSMRASQVDAALYYLARMVHGGEDPLFIARRMVIFASEDVGIAQPTALVVANEVFRACETIGYPECQFNLAQGAAYLALATKDRSAGEAYFAALEDVDKHGNLPIPMMLRNAPTRLMKELGYGKGYDMYSDDEYLPEELKGKQYFKRS
- a CDS encoding carbamoyltransferase; amino-acid sequence: MYILGISAFYHDSAAALLKDGQLIAASMEERFTRRKHDNRMPIQAIVFCLKQAGITAADLDHVVFYEKPLQKFERILQTSLNTFPNSVGVWREAIVSWMGEKLWIKNKIVNALGIDPKQLMFCDHHMSHAASAFFASPFKEAAVLTCDGVGEWTTTTLGKATSYWGSESGTNEISLLSEQRFPHSIGLLYSVFTAWLGFRVNNGEYKVMGMSPYGTPRYMDKMEKVFHLNPTDGSFRLDMDYFSFAKSADSSFNSKFVDLWGEPRKEESEFFTMETNPERAAEKAAMAENQHYADVSATIQRATEDALIAILHHLHKVTGLDKLVMAGGVALNTKANWRLLKETPFKDIYIQPASGDDGGALGAALWAWHVVLDKPREWVMPHAYWGQSYNESQIKQTLDDNGIKYESFESNPDKLLDVVAEELTKSKVVGWMQGRFEWGPRALGARSILADPRTDAMKEVVNTKIKFREPFRPFAPVVLRDRALEYFDYPEVAEQEAPRYMLMVAPVREEKQQDIQAVVHKGTGRLQSIERDTNPRYYGVIERFGQLTGVPVLLNTSFNLRGEPIVNTPANALNTFVNSDIDLLVMETLLVRKPGK
- a CDS encoding YebC/PmpR family DNA-binding transcriptional regulator, which encodes MSGHSKWKTIKRAKNANDQQRGKVFTRVARDITIAAREGGGDEGSNAKLKLALLKARAANMPRENIERAIKKGTGELEGGNMDEITYEGYGSDGVAFMIDVLTDNKLRSLADVKRVLNRGGGSLASAGSVSWQFTQKGYIKVPVEGVDFDEIFMAAADAGADDVIEEDGEYAIYTPREQLGAVDQALTSAGYKVEEAELFWKANNETELPVDRAVANMKLHEALEELDDVQSVASNLLVSDAVMAALETA
- the ruvC gene encoding crossover junction endodeoxyribonuclease RuvC, whose translation is MLALGIDPGTAIVGYGLVRELSDGALQPVHYGVITTRAHTPMWERLEIIYTELTKIIHTYGPDRAAVEVLFFGKNVTTGITVAQARGVILLTLQQAKLPIHEFKPSEIKQSLTGYGNADKGQMQEMTRMMLSLESIPKPDDAADALAVAITDIHSARFDNIED
- the ruvA gene encoding Holliday junction branch migration protein RuvA, with amino-acid sequence MIAMVQGAVAHVGKDHVVLLAGGVGYKLFCPPTLTGHGGETLTAWTTLVVREDSMSLYGFASPAERDQFELLLTISGVGPKVGLAILSTLTSDSLRNAVVADRPEILTRVPGIGKKTAQKILFELKDKLTGGLDSAPSAAFNDVNSDVIDTLVALGYSIIEAQTAVQALPPDAPDDVEERIRMALQYFA